GGACAGGCAATGGGCTGGAAATCATGCTGGACATCCAGCAGGACGAGTACCTGCCTGTGTGGGGGGAGACTGGTATGTCACCCGCTTCAGGGGCCCCTCTGCATGGCTCTAGGCCCCAGCCTCTGCCAGGGGATTCCTGGGCTTCTCTGTGAGACCCGGGCAGGGCCCGGGCTTTCCCCTCTCCCCCCAGCATCTCACCATCTCCATTGCTGACTCTACCTGACTTCCACACTCACATCTCTCTGGCTCCCCCTTCCTGGCTCAGTTACTCTCCAAGGTAACCAGCCCTCCTTTTCCATCAGCGCCACCACCACTCTATAAATAACTCCCTCTCTTCTCAGGCTGCCTGCCTGTCTGGTCTCGGGGGGCCTTGGggcagagagagatgggggaaaagggagaaagggagggggagaaatgGAGAGCATCTGAAACAGTGACActctgggagaaagtatttgaaaCACCAAGATGCAGCGCAGAAGCCAGGTAAGAAAAGAAGTGTATAGGATGCAGGGGTCGTCAGAGCAGCTCAGAGCTGGTAAACCCAGAAGGAGGCTGGGGGATGGGCTAGGACCCTATAGACCTCCGCCACCCCAGTCCCAGTGTATGCTATGCTTATTCCCAGGAGAGGTAGGATGCCCCCAGGTCTGAGGGGGGTTAGGGAGTCAGGAGTCCTCCCAACTCACACACCCCTCATTCCCCTAGATGAGACGTCCTTCGAAGCAGGCATCAAAGTGCAGATCCATAGTCAGGATGAACCTCCTTTCATCGACCAGCTGGGCTTTGGTGTGGCCCCAGGCTTCCAGACCTTTGTGGCCTGCCAGGAGCAGCGGGTGAGAGGGCCATGGGAGGCTGGTCCTGGGGTGGGGTGTTGAGGGGTCCAGATGGAGTGGTGGGCAATCAAGCATGGGAAGGACAGGTGAGTGAGGACCTGGGTGGTAGTCTGGCTAGTCCGAAGCATGAGTGATCGAATGGACAAGAATGCTCTGTAAACTCTGAGACCTTCAGAGGCTACAGAGAGAGAGGGGGGCAGAACTCCAGAGATCTATATCTTGTCAGAGGAGTCCATCAAGCTGATTTGGGGAGAAGTCCCTGCACTCCCCCAGCTCCCCGGCTTTCCCAGCAGCTCATCTACCTGCCCCCGCCCTGGGGCACCTGCAAAGCTGTTACCATGGACTCGGATTTGGATTTCTTCGACTCCTACAGCATCACCGCCTGCCGCATCGACTGTGAGACGCGCTACCTGGTGGAGAACTGCAACTGCCGCATGGTGCACATGCCAGGTCAGGCCCAGGGCTCCAAGCATACTCCTGGGGTCCCTGGGCCTTTACTGCCCCTCACTAGCTCCCCATCCGTATCAATCTCCCAACCCCAGTTCTAGCCCACCCCATCCCACACCCATCTGGCTCTTGTCTCTCTGACCTCAGTTCCTGCCTGCACCTCTAGGGATGGGTGGGAAGGGTCTAGAAGGTATAGACTGGGAGTGAGTCACTTCTAGGGCAGCGTGGGGGCCCACCAGtcctcccctcccatcctctcCCAGCTTACACCTTCTAGGCCTTTGGTAATACCACCATCACCAGACCCCTTGAATCCCCATCCTGCATCATTGTCTTTTCTCCTCTGTAGGGGATGCCCCATACTGTACTCCAGAGCAGTACAAGGAGTGTGCAGATCCTGCTCTGGGTGAGCGCCCCTGGCCTGGGGCAGTCTGGGGGAGGGAAAAGGTGCTGCCAGCCATGTGCACAGGAGTTTCAGGTCAAGCTCCCAGAAGTCTCACATAACTCCTGGACTGGGCTGCACCCTCTCTTGTGTCTGATACTAAAGCTGAgaatggtcaggcatggtggctcacacctgtaatcccagcactctgggaggccgaggtgggcaaatggcttgagcccaggagttcgagaccagcctgggtaacatggtgaaaccctgactctatgaaaaatacaaaacaaaaattatgtgggcatggtggcatgtgcctctagtcccagctactccggaggctgaggtgggagaattgcttgaacctgggagatgaggttgcagtgagccaagattgtaccactgcactccagcctgggtgacagagcaagaccctgtctcaaattaataataataataatcggccaggcgcggtggctcacgcttgtaatcccagcactttgggaggccgaggtgggtggatcacgaggtcaggagatcgagaccatcctggctaacaccgtgaaaccccgtctctactaaaaatacaaaaaaattagccgggcgtggtggcgggcgcctgtagtcccagctattcaggaggctgaggcaggagaatggcgtgaacctgggaggcagagcttgcagtgagccgagattgcgccactgcactccagcctgggcgacagcgagactccgcctcaaaaataataataataataaataaagttgaGAAAAGCATCTTCAGAGGACCCTATGAAAAATGAACAGAGGTCACCTGGGAATGACCTTCATCTTCTTTCATCAGCCCCTCAGCTGGTTGACCCTGGAGATATAAGAGTAAGAAATATCCATGGTGAGGCTTGGTGAGAATTAGCTCAAGGTGGACACAGCTGTGAGGGGGCAGCTGGGGTTCTCCTCACTCTTCTGTTCTCTCCATCTACATCGTTGGTTCAGTGGCCTGCAGGGTTCAGCAGGTAAAGTCCTCAAACATGCCTCAGGCTGGATGGTGAGGTAGGATGTTGGCAGAGTTTGGCATCCAGGCAGGTCATGGAAAAAGAAAGGGGCCCAGGGTTTCTCTGGGCAGAGCTAGGATGTGCATGTGGGAAGGTGCTGGCAGAAGGGCACCACTCAACTGGGACCTCTCACCTGGCTGAGTGCAGACTTCCTGGTGGAGAAGGACCAGGAGTACTGCGTGTGTGAAATGCCTTGCAACCTGACCCGCTATGGCAAGGAGCTGTCCATGGTCAAGATCCCCAGCAAAGCCTCAGCCAAGTACCTGGCCAAGAAGTTCAACAAATCTGAGCAATACATAGGGTAAGGGCTCTGACTGGGTACAGCAAGGCCCTTGGGTTGGGACTGTGAAATGGATGAGTGGGGTTTGATGGGGGCGGGGGCTGGCAGGCAGGGGGAAGTTGAGATAACACGGGGAAGGTCCAAAAGGCAAGCAAAGAGTCTAGGGTGGGTATGCAGGGAAGATCAAGCCAGAATAAGCAGGAAAGcacccctttctcttccctcttcatcctcattgttGTAACAGTAGTCACTTTATACTTAATACATACTGCATATGGTACAGAACATTTCTCCCTATATGccgtctcatttaatcctaaaagGCAGGTATCTCCATCAGCGTCTCATTTTATGGATATggaaacagattcagagaggCTGCCTTGCTAAGGTCACCTGGTTAGTAAGAGACAGAGATATGACTTGAACCTAGgtctcctcccccaacccctgtgcAGGGAGAACATCCTGGTGCTGGACATTTTCTTTGAAGTCCTCAACTATGAGACCATTGAACAGAAGAAGGCCTATGAGATTGCAGGGCTCCTGGGTGAGCTGCTGATGGCACCTGTCCCCTTCCCATGCCATGGGCATGGCATGGCTCCCTATCATCCAAAAGCAGGGTGCTCACTTCTGTCCCATGAGGGTCCTCCACCCCAGAGGCCCTTCCCCAAACCCTGTTGTCTTGGTAAGTGGTGAGGGAAGGGAACTGAGCCTTCTCTTAGGGCaaagtggaaaagagaaaagacaggcCTGTGGTCATGAGGGAGGGGTAGGCATGGAAGTGGAGACTATTTTATACGCTCCTAAAATCGGCCCAGAAATTAAGAGTTTTGTGGTATTTTGTAAAcgattatttttcttgaaaagcACCTGCTCGTTTTAGAAAGGTAGAAAAACGCAGAAAagcatagagaagaaaataaaacttccacCCGAATCTGGCTTTGCGATCCTTCTGTGCGAAGGCTGCCAATCTCTTTGAGAATACAACTTGCCTGCCCCAGTCCCAGTAAACCCTGCTGCCCCCACGGCGTCCTGACCCCACTGACCCCCCTGGCCCCTGCCCCCGCAGGTGACATCGGGGGCCAGATGGGGCTGTTCATCGGCGCCAGCATCCTCACGGTGCTGGAGCTCTTTGACTACGCCTACGAGGTAAGCGGGGGCGGGGCCCGGCGCAGGGCCACGTGGGGGCGGGGTCCAGCCCGCCCACCTGCCCCGTCCCGGTCCTAGGTCATTAAGCACAAGCTGTGCCGACGAGGAAAGTGCCAGAAGGAGGCCAAAAGGAGCAGTGCGGACAAGGGCGTGGCCCTCAGCCTGGACGACGTCAAAAGACACGTGAGGGAGCGAGCGAGGGCGCCCTCTAGCCCGCCCCTGCCTCCACCACCCCAGGAACCCCTGTCAACCCCTGCCCACCCGCCTCTGCCACCACCTTCTCTCCTTTGTCTCCTGAATGCCCCAGCACTACCGGAAGCCCTTCCGAGGGATAACCCATCCCTGTCCTGTGCCCTTCCCCTAGAACCCGTGCGAGAGCCTCCGGGGCCACCCTGCCGGGATGACATACGCTGCCAACATCCTACCTCACCATCCGGCCCGAGGCACGTTCGAGGACTTTACCTGCTGAGCCCCGCAGGCCGCTGAACCAAAGGCCTAGATGGGGAGGACTAGGAGAGCGAGGGGGCCCCCAGCTGCCTCCTCACATCTGCCCTGGGGACTCCCCACACTCCGGGGCAGATCTTTCCTCTTGTCTGTGGTAAGGAAGGAGTCTTGACCATAGAGTCCTCTCCCTGCCTCTATCCCATTCTTTTTACGTTTAACAAAACTAATCTAAGAAAGAACTAAAAAGGGAGAACGGGGTAAGGGACCTCAGGCTGCCCCTCTCTCCATGCTGCCTCCCCTAGCTCCCAGCCTGAATTCTGTCTTGTCTAGCTGTCTGTCATCTGAGTGTCCACCTACATTCTGCTGCCACCAGTCACCAAAGGCCCTTCCCAGTGAGGGGTGGAAGGGATCCCTGGGGTCTGGAATTTGGCCCCAAACCAGAGAATGTACCTTAAGGGGGAGGGCTAGTGTGGGGGAGGGAGGCTTCCCCAGCCTTAAGAGACCCTCTCAGCCCAGTGACTGTCCCCAAACCCAAGTCTCCTGGCAGGAACTAAAACCTCTGCCCCACTCTTTCACACCATGTGGAATCTCGTGGGGGTCGGGGATCCCCTTAAGAAGTGGTAATGGGGTCAAGATGCGGCCCTGGTGCTGTAGGCGACATCCTGATACCTATAAgttcacccccaccccacagctgCTGGAGAGAAATCCCAAGAGGCAGCCCTCCCTCACCATCCCACAAAAGACCTGGCTGGTTAACATCCAGCTCAGGGAGAAGGGCACTGGTGCCTAACCTCACTAGTCCCTCTCCCGGAGGCCCTTGTAGAGGGCCACGTCCATAAATTTTCTTATGGAACTCTCCCACATCCTCTTCTCCAACTTCATTTGCTTCTCTCAACAACCTCATCT
This sequence is a window from Theropithecus gelada isolate Dixy chromosome 11, Tgel_1.0, whole genome shotgun sequence. Protein-coding genes within it:
- the ASIC1 gene encoding acid-sensing ion channel 1 isoform X2 — its product is MELKAEEEEVGGVQPVSIQAFASSSTLHGLAHIFSYERLSLKRALWALCFLGSLAVLLCVCTERVQYYFHYHHVTKLDEVAASQLTFPAVTLCNLNEFRFSQVSKNDLYHAGELLALLNNRYEIPDTQMADEKQLEILQDKANFRSFKPKPFNMREFYDRAGHDIRDMLLSCHFRGEVCSAEDFKVVFTRYGKCYTFNSGRDGRPRLKTMKGGTGNGLEIMLDIQQDEYLPVWGETDETSFEAGIKVQIHSQDEPPFIDQLGFGVAPGFQTFVACQEQRLIYLPPPWGTCKAVTMDSDLDFFDSYSITACRIDCETRYLVENCNCRMVHMPGDAPYCTPEQYKECADPALDFLVEKDQEYCVCEMPCNLTRYGKELSMVKIPSKASAKYLAKKFNKSEQYIGENILVLDIFFEVLNYETIEQKKAYEIAGLLGELLMAPVPFPCHGHGMAPYHPKAGCSLLSHEGPPPQRPFPKPCCLGDIGGQMGLFIGASILTVLELFDYAYEVIKHKLCRRGKCQKEAKRSSADKGVALSLDDVKRHNPCESLRGHPAGMTYAANILPHHPARGTFEDFTC
- the ASIC1 gene encoding acid-sensing ion channel 1 isoform X4, translating into MELKAEEEEVGGVQPVSIQAFASSSTLHGLAHIFSYERLSLKRALWALCFLGSLAVLLCVCTERVQYYFHYHHVTKLDEVAASQLTFPAVTLCNLNEFRFSQVSKNDLYHAGELLALLNNRYEIPDTQMADEKQLEILQDKANFRSFKPKPFNMREFYDRAGHDIRDMLLSCHFRGEVCSAEDFKVVFTRYGKCYTFNSGRDGRPRLKTMKGGTGNGLEIMLDIQQDEYLPVWGETDETSFEAGIKVQIHSQDEPPFIDQLGFGVAPGFQTFVACQEQRLIYLPPPWGTCKAVTMDSDLDFFDSYSITACRIDCETRYLVENCNCRMVHMPGDAPYCTPEQYKECADPALDFLVEKDQEYCVCEMPCNLTRYGKELSMVKIPSKASAKYLAKKFNKSEQYIGENILVLDIFFEVLNYETIEQKKAYEIAGLLGDIGGQMGLFIGASILTVLELFDYAYEVIKHKLCRRGKCQKEAKRSSADKGVALSLDDVKRHNPCESLRGHPAGMTYAANILPHHPARGTFEDFTC
- the ASIC1 gene encoding acid-sensing ion channel 1 isoform X1, which gives rise to MELKAEEEEVGGVQPVSIQAFASSSTLHGLAHIFSYERLSLKRALWALCFLGSLAVLLCVCTERVQYYFHYHHVTKLDEVAASQLTFPAVTLCNLNEFRFSQVSKNDLYHAGELLALLNNRYEIPDTQMADEKQLEILQDKANFRSFKPKPFNMREFYDRAGHDIRDMLLSCHFRGEVCSAEDFKVKPMQVAKELRLCTLPGTVFQGTQRARKGGKQVFTRYGKCYTFNSGRDGRPRLKTMKGGTGNGLEIMLDIQQDEYLPVWGETDETSFEAGIKVQIHSQDEPPFIDQLGFGVAPGFQTFVACQEQRLIYLPPPWGTCKAVTMDSDLDFFDSYSITACRIDCETRYLVENCNCRMVHMPGDAPYCTPEQYKECADPALDFLVEKDQEYCVCEMPCNLTRYGKELSMVKIPSKASAKYLAKKFNKSEQYIGENILVLDIFFEVLNYETIEQKKAYEIAGLLGELLMAPVPFPCHGHGMAPYHPKAGCSLLSHEGPPPQRPFPKPCCLGDIGGQMGLFIGASILTVLELFDYAYEVIKHKLCRRGKCQKEAKRSSADKGVALSLDDVKRHNPCESLRGHPAGMTYAANILPHHPARGTFEDFTC
- the ASIC1 gene encoding acid-sensing ion channel 1 isoform X3, which codes for MPIRIFCSVSFSSGEEAPGPLGDIWGPHHHQQQQDISESEEEEEEKEKEAVRKETSKRHSPMDLVAFANSCTLHGTNHIFVEGGPGPRQALWAVAFVLALGAFLCQVGDRVAYYLSYPHVTLLNEVATTELAFPAVTLCNTNAVRLSQLSYPDLLYLAPMLGLDESDDPGVPLAPPGPEAFSGEPFNLYRFYNRSCHRLEDMLLYCSYQGGPCGPHNFSVVFTRYGKCYTFNSGRDGRPRLKTMKGGTGNGLEIMLDIQQDEYLPVWGETDETSFEAGIKVQIHSQDEPPFIDQLGFGVAPGFQTFVACQEQRLIYLPPPWGTCKAVTMDSDLDFFDSYSITACRIDCETRYLVENCNCRMVHMPGDAPYCTPEQYKECADPALDFLVEKDQEYCVCEMPCNLTRYGKELSMVKIPSKASAKYLAKKFNKSEQYIGENILVLDIFFEVLNYETIEQKKAYEIAGLLGDIGGQMGLFIGASILTVLELFDYAYEVIKHKLCRRGKCQKEAKRSSADKGVALSLDDVKRHNPCESLRGHPAGMTYAANILPHHPARGTFEDFTC